The Acidobacteriota bacterium DNA window GCCGATGTCCACGACCGCGCCGAGGGCGACCACGCGACGCTCGCCGTAGTCGCGGCGCGTGTCGACCTGCTCCAAGGTCCGGCGTTCAAAAATCCGCGCGGCATAGGCAAAGTCGAAGCCCCGTTTGCGCAGGTTCCGTTCACTCTTGCGCGGATCCCAGGTGAACCGGACTGGGACATCATACAACTGTATATACGAATGATCAAGGCGACGGCCCATGCCGCTTGCAGGAGCACGGCCCGTGCCCGGTCACGATCGCGTGATTTGTCTCGGGTTTCTCGATTCGGTCACTTAGCCAACGCGCAGAATCTACGTACGCTGGCCGCTGAACGCGTTGAAGTTTCTTCGCCGTCCGAGGATTCAGACGAGATTAGATCTGTGTCTAATCTGCGTTTAATCGGTGGCTGCCTTAGATCTGTGGCCCCAG harbors:
- a CDS encoding BrnT family toxin, translating into MYDVPVRFTWDPRKSERNLRKRGFDFAYAARIFERRTLEQVDTRRDYGERRVVALGAVVDIGLTVVYTDRAGTDGVTERRIISARVSSRHERTIYQQVTDQA